The Desmonostoc muscorum LEGE 12446 genome includes a region encoding these proteins:
- the psaM gene encoding photosystem I reaction center subunit XII — MPILDTLYIAQVSSLSDTQVYIALVVALIPGVLAWRLATELYK; from the coding sequence ATGCCTATCTTAGACACTCTGTACATCGCTCAAGTATCTTCCCTCTCAGATACTCAAGTGTACATCGCTCTAGTTGTGGCGCTGATTCCAGGAGTTCTAGCTTGGCGCTTAGCCACAGAACTTTACAAATAA
- a CDS encoding slr1601 family putative cell division protein yields MNAIQPSRPPSEPIQKRRVIPRPKRHLRQRSYQVMALESTAKIAVNLFITAAAASALVQLLPYHWLQQEKLREIHTEVNLMQGHVNNLQAEFSRNFDPQQAKSIRQQQGYRFDPSQRRVVLMNQDGRVIEQTDLLP; encoded by the coding sequence ATGAACGCGATTCAACCTTCGAGACCACCGTCAGAACCGATACAAAAACGCCGGGTCATTCCCCGCCCAAAGCGGCATCTTCGTCAACGTTCTTACCAAGTGATGGCATTGGAAAGTACTGCCAAGATCGCTGTTAATCTTTTCATTACAGCCGCCGCCGCATCTGCCTTGGTACAACTTTTGCCTTATCACTGGTTACAGCAAGAAAAATTGCGAGAAATTCACACTGAAGTCAACTTGATGCAAGGACACGTCAACAATTTACAGGCAGAATTTAGCCGTAACTTTGATCCCCAGCAAGCTAAAAGTATTAGACAACAACAAGGATATCGATTCGATCCCAGCCAGCGTCGGGTGGTGCTGATGAATCAGGATGGGAGAGTAATTGAACAAACAGATTTATTACCCTAA
- a CDS encoding tetratricopeptide repeat protein, translating to MNIHPFLASGDHPSNQYKKLVINNTNNYQDQRTSDRSELEDSYLRSYALKLAQEGNYTEAIALLSQLIFRHPDNAIHYNNRGLIYFQSGEMQKAFCDYNTALKLNPYLPSAYNNRANYYAACGELAAALTDYGEAINLNPRYVRAWINRGITLRDLGQYEEAIENFEVALLFGQLEGHIWAERGRTYHLWGDWNCAIADYRRALTQLPPVNNSKDVTGYRLRLQLENWLNELLSPGRPNW from the coding sequence ATGAATATTCACCCATTTTTAGCTTCCGGTGACCATCCAAGTAATCAGTATAAAAAACTTGTTATCAATAATACCAATAATTATCAAGATCAGAGAACAAGCGATCGCAGTGAATTAGAGGACAGTTACTTACGCTCTTATGCTTTGAAGTTGGCTCAAGAAGGAAATTATACTGAAGCGATCGCACTTTTAAGCCAACTAATTTTCCGCCATCCTGACAATGCGATTCACTACAACAACCGGGGGCTGATTTATTTCCAAAGTGGTGAAATGCAAAAAGCTTTTTGCGACTATAACACCGCCCTCAAACTAAACCCGTATTTGCCTAGTGCTTACAACAATCGAGCAAATTACTATGCTGCTTGTGGGGAATTAGCAGCAGCACTCACTGACTATGGTGAAGCGATTAATTTGAATCCTCGTTACGTCCGGGCGTGGATTAACCGAGGCATTACTTTACGCGATTTGGGTCAATACGAAGAGGCAATTGAGAATTTTGAGGTAGCACTGCTTTTCGGTCAACTCGAAGGTCACATTTGGGCTGAACGTGGCAGGACTTATCATCTTTGGGGTGACTGGAATTGTGCGATCGCGGATTATCGTCGTGCCCTTACTCAACTACCTCCTGTAAACAACAGTAAGGACGTTACTGGTTATCGCTTGCGTTTACAACTCGAAAATTGGCTTAACGAGCTGCTATCTCCTGGGCGTCCTAATTGGTAG